The nucleotide sequence TTGTAGGTGCCGATGACCACGTTGTTGATCGTCAGTGTCACCGTCTGCGCCACCGGGTCGATGCGGAGCTTCATCGGGTTGAAGCCGGCGTAGCCTTCATTCCCCTCGGCGAGGATCGGGCCGGTCATGCCGTTGAGGCGCAGCTGGTAGTGCATCGGGCCCGGGTTATTGATCGAGTTGTCGATCTTGAGCCAGAGTGTGCCGCTGTTCGCGAGCGCCTTGCTGGTAACGCGGGTGTTGGTGAAGCCCATGGCGATGTACGCGCCGGCGACCGGGCGGGGATAGCCGTCGATGCTGAACTCGTAGGCCGTCCTGGGGGCCACGAAGGGGAGCAGCGCCGAGGGGAAGACGGTCATGCCATTGAACTCGCCACTAAAGAGGCAGCCGTTGAACGGCGCGACGTCGATGGGCGAGGGCATCTGGTTGTCGTTGAGCGAGCAGGCCGCCCACTTCCACGACTCCGCCAGGTCGCCGTCGATCCAGGCGACGTTCTTGTTGTTCGGCCACTCGGCCCAGAAGCCCGCGATGGAGTTGTCGAGCGCCACGTACTTGAGCGTGCCCTTGCCGCCCGTGGGGCGCCACTGCTGATCGGCGCCGAACGATTCACGGTAGATGACGCCCGGGGCGGGCGCGGTGGTGGGCATGTTGCTCGGCGCCGGCGGCGGCTCGATGAACTTGCCCTGGCGGGCGTCGACGGGGGCGGTGAGCGGCGACGAGCCGTCGGCGCAGGCGGTCAGCGTGGCGGCGGCCGCGGCGAGCACAACGAACGTGAAGGAGCGGAGCATGGTCGGAAGGGCGAGTGGGGGCCAAGGCGCACGACGAGACGCGTCGTGCGGATGCTCAGCCATATGGCAACGGCGGTGCCATGTCCTTACGACGGCCGGAATGACGTAAGTCCTTTGCCCGCAACACATCGCGGAAATCTTGCGTAACCCTCCGGGTGAATTGATTCGCGCCGTGCTGCAACGAAACGTTGCAATGCACGCCCCTTGCCGAGCCCGTCGCGGGGGGGCAGCGTGTGCACATCCCATCGATCCGGAGATCCATGATCCCCCGCCTGTCCGGGGCCGCTGCACGCGGCCTCTCGCTTGGCGCCGCCCTGGCGCTTCCGTCCGTGGCCGCGGCGCAGGCCCTTCCCGGCTACACCCCCGCCAACGCGGCGGCGCAGCGCACGGCTGAACAGCAGGCCATCGCCGGCCCGGTGCCGGCGCGCGCGAATGAGCGCTCGAAGGAGCTCTCCAAGGAGCCGCATGTGGCCGGCACGCGGGCGCAGAAGGCGACCGCCGACTACGTCATCGCCCAGATGAAGGCGATGGGGCTCGAGACGGAGTACCGCATCTATGATGTGTGGCTGCCGCACGCCACGAGCGTGAAGATCACCAAGATCGGCGCGCGCCCGGTCGCGCTCGACTTGAGTGAGCCGCCCATCGCGAGCGATCCGGCGACGCAGTTCCCGCAGTATCCCACGGTGAACGGCTCGAGCGGCGCCGGCGTGGGCGAGGGGGAGCTGGTGTTCGTCAACTTCGGGCTCATCGAAGACTACGCCGTGCTCGACTCCATGGGCGTGAGCGTGAAGGGGAAGGTCGTGCTCGCGCGCTACGGCCGGAGCTTCCGCGGTATCAAGGCGCGCGAAGCGGAGAAGCGGGGGGCCGTGGGGCTCCTCATCTATACCGATCCACTCGACGACGGCTTCGTGCAGGGCGATGTGTACCCCGACGGCCCGATGCGCCCGCTCAAGGGATTGCAGCGTGGGTCGGTGTTCAACGGCGCCGGCGACCCGCTCACCCCGGGCTACGCGAGCAAGCCCGGCGCGCCGCGGCTCAAGCCGGAAGACACGAGCCTGCCCAAGATTCCGGTGGTGCCGATCAGCGCGTACAACGCGCAGCTGCTCCTCGCCGAAGTGAAGGGCACCGACATTCTGCGCGGCTGGCAGGGCGGGATGGCGCTCCGCTATCACGTCGGCCCGGGGCCGGTGAAGGTGCGCGTGGAAGTCAAGACCGACGCGGCGACCGCCGGCACCAAGCCCATCATCAACACGCTCGGCTACCTGCGCGGCAGTGAGTACCCCGATCAGTACGTGTACATCGGCGGCCACCGCGATTCGTGGGGCCCCGGCGCGGCCGACAACATCAGCGGCACGGTGAGCATCATGGAAGCGGCCAATGCGCTCGCCGATCTCGCCAAGAAGGGCATTCGCCCCAAGCGCACGATCGTCTTCGCGACGTGGGACGCCGAAGAGTGGGGGCTGGTGGGCAGCTCGGAGTATGTCGAAGACGATTCGCTCCGCCTCAAGAAGGGTGCGGTGGCGTATCTCAATCAGGACGTGTCGGCGCAGGGCTCGCAGTTCGGTGGCGGCGGAAGCCCGAGCATGCGCGCGGTGCTGCGTGACATCACCAAGCAGGTGACCGACCCGAAGACCAAGGGCACCGTGTACGCGGCGTGGCGCGCGGCGACCGGCACCAAGGCTGATACGCTCGAGCCCCCGATGGGCGATCCGGGTGGCGGCAGCGACTTCGCCGGCTTCTTCAATCACTTCAGCATTCCGATCGCCGAGTGGGGCTTTGGTGGCCCGGCCGGCACGTATCACTCGGCGTACGACACACACGCGTGGATGGAGAAGTTCGGCGACCCGGGCTTTGAGTATCACGCCACGAGCGGCCGCATTGGTGCGGCGGTGGCGCTGCGCCTCGCGAACGCCGACATCCTGCCGTACGACTACGTGGAGTTCGCGCGCACGATGAAGAAGTACGTCGCGCCGGTGGAGCGCGGCATGGCGCAGAAGACGTGGAACACCGATCCGGTCGAGAATCTGAAGGCGGCGATCGCCAAGCTCGAAAGCTCGGCGGCCGCCTTCGCGACGGCGCGCGATGCGGCGCTCGCCGGCACGGTGACCAAGGCGCAGAAGGATGCCACCAACGCGGCGCTGCTCACGGTGGAGCGCTCGTTCGCGCGCGACACCGGGCTCAAGAGCCGGCCCTGGTATCGCTCGATGATCTACGCCTCGGACGTGGACAACGGCTACAGCACGATGGTCTTCCCGGGCGTGGGCGAAGCGATTCGCTATGGCACCGAAGCCGACGTGAACGCCGAACTCACGGATCTTGTGGCGCGCTTCAACGCGGCGGCCGCCGCCGTCGACAAGGCCCGCGCGGCGCTTGGCCGCTAGTCAATCACCTCCACACCTCCGCTCCCCCGCCTCTCCGCAAGTCAGGCACAACGGCATCGGCCGGATCGCTGTGCCCGCCATGCGGAGCGGCGGCGGAGCGGGGCAGCGGAGAACTGCTGGTCCAATTGGAGAGATATGAGCGTACAACACCTGACCCCGAAAGAAGTCGCCACGCGCCTCGAGGAGCCGAATCCTCCGGTGATTCTCGACGTGCGCGAAGTGTGGGAGTACGAGATCGCGCATCTCACCCCCAGTGAACTCATTCCGTTGTCGACGCTCCCGGGGGCGGTGCATCGGTTGGATCCGCAGCAGGAGTACGCGGTACTCTGTCATCATGGGATGCGGTCGGAGATGGCGGCCAACTGGCTTGCGCAGCATGGGTTCACGCGCCTCATCAACATCGATGGGGGGATCGACGCGTGGAGTGATGAGGTCGATCCCTCGGTGCCGCGCTACTAGGTCGCCATGCTGAGCGCCGGGCAGTTCATCGCCGCGGGGATTGCGGCGTCGGTGGCGCTCTTCTGGCTGGCGGCGCGCCGCCGCGCGCGGATACGGGCGATGGATGCGGCCGATGCGCAGCGCCGGCCGCGGAATGCCGAGGGGCTGGTGATCGGGGCGGAACCGATCATGCTCACGGGCACGACCGGGCGCGCGGTGCTCCTGCTGCACGGCTTCAATGATTCGCCGCAGAGTATGGCCTACCTCGCGACGCGGTTGCATGCGGCGGGGTACACGGTGCATGCCCCGCGGTTACCGGGACATGGCTGTTCGCTCCCCGCGATGGCACGGGAGCAGCGCGCGCCGGCGTGGCGCCGAGCGGTGGCCGACGCGCATGCGGCGCTGGCCGCGTCGCATGCCCAGGTCTTTGTGTGCGGGCAGAGCATGGGCGGCGCGCTGTCGGTGCTCGAAACGGTGGAGCGCCCGCCCACGGCGCTCGCGCTCCTCGCGCCCTACCTTGGCATGCCGGTGGCGCTGCGCGCCAAGCTGGCGGTGGCGATGCTCTTCGAGCCGTTCATGGCCTATCTGCGCAGCACCGGTGGCGAACGCTCCATTCACGACGATGCGGCGCGCGCCAAGGCGCTCGGGCCTGGCCTCGTCACCGCCACCACCCTCGCGGCACTACAGCATGTGGCGCTGAGCGCCGAAGCGGCGCTCCCTCGCGTACAGGTGCCGACGCTCTATCTGCAGTCGCGCCTCGACAATCGTGTCCCGGCCGCGGCCGCCGAGCGGCACTTCATCGCGCTCGGTGCGCCGACCAAGGAGATCCGCTGGTTCACCGGGAGCGGGCACATCCTCTCGGTGGATTTTGAGAAGAACGCGGTGGCGGACGCCGTGCTCGACTTCTTTGGTCGGTTCGGCGGATAGGTCGGGTCTCGCCAAACCGCACGGACGGGTGCGAAACGCGGCTGCCAAAGGCCGGGGAACGGACTAGGTTTGAAGGGTTGCCCGCGAACGTCCCGGGCAGCTGAAGCCTGAGAACCGTTTGGAGTTGCACATGCCCGAGTTTGGAAGCTGGGGAGCCGACTGGTGGAAGCCGGTGGTGTTCGTCATGATCGCTGGCCACCTCACCAACATTTGCGTCACGCTGTTCCTGCATCGCGGGCAGACGCATCGTGGCGTGGTCTTTTCGCGCCTGGTCGAAGTGCCGATGCGCGTGTGGCTGTGGCTGACGACCGCCATTCGCACCAAGGAATGGGTGGCGTGCCACCGGAAGCATCACGCGTTCGCCGATCGGGAGGGCGATCCGCATAGCCCGGTGGTCGACGGGCTCCGCAACATCCTGCTCAAGGGCGCCTTCTACTATCGGAAGGCCGTGCGGCAGCCGGGTGTGCTCGAGAAGTACGGCAAGGGCACGCCCGATGACTTCCTCGAGCGGCATCTGCTCGACAAGCGCTCGAGCGTGGGCATCGTGCTGATGCTCGCCATCGACATCTATCTGTTCGGCTGGTTCACCGGCCCGGTGGTGTGGGCGGTGCAGATGATCTGGATCCCGTTCTGGGCCGCCGGCGTCATCAACGGCATCGGCCACGCACTCGGCTACCGCAACCACGATGTGAAGGACGAGAGCCGCAACATCTCGCCCTTCGGGATCATCATTGCCGGCGAAGAGCTGCACAACAACCACCACGCCGACCCGCACAGCGCCAAGTTCGCGCACCGCTGGTTCGAGTTCGACATCGGCTGGATGTACATCAAGCTGCTCTCGCTCTTCGGCCTCGCCGAAGTGAAGTACGCCCGCGTGGGCGAACACGTCCGCATCGCCGAGACCATCGATGGCTGATATCGCCTGCACCCGCTGCGGCCAGACGCGCGAAGGCTTTGAACGTCCGCCGTTCCCCGGCGCGATCGGCACGCGCATCGTGGGCGAGATCTGCAAGGTCTGCTGGGGCGACTGGCTCAAGCAGCAGACGATGCTGATCAATCACTACGGCCTGAACGTGATGGACCCGCAGGCGCGGCAGTTCCTCACGCGGAACATGGAAGCGTTCCTGTTCAAGGCGCCGGGCGGGGAGAATGTGGACACGACGAAGCAGGGGACGATCAACTGGTAAGCCGGCTTTGAACTGATCGGTTTGGGGTTTGGGGTTGCTGGTTTGGGGTTGTCGGGTTGAACAACCCCGAACCCTACCCGTGGACCCCAAACCTTAAGACCCCGCACCCCAAACTGATCGGTTAAAAAAACGCCGCGCCGAGTTCACAGACTCGGCGCGGCGTCCTACTTCGGGGTGGTGGTCCTGCTCTCGCTGGGGAGTCGAGATCGTGCGTGTTCAGTTCACGCCGGCGATGTAGCGGGCCAGTCGCCCGCACTCGGCGCACTTGAGTGTGACGTGCGAATGCGGTGGCGGCGGATGCACCACCGGATCACGCTGAATCGTGCCTGAGCAGGATGGGCAGCTCAGTGGAAGTCCCGTGCGGTCGCTGGCGATCAGGTGCAGCGCCTGGGCGGGATTGTACGTGTTCGGGCGTGGCTTACGCATCCAACAGCCTCCGTTGCGTAATGACTGTCGCACCACTGGGGAAGGGGCGACGCGCGAAAGCTATATACGCCTGATTTGGTCTTAAAGCGCTCCGCGTACTATTGCGGAGGCGCTGTAACCATCAACTGCTCATTTAGACGGATTTTCGCTAGGACTCACCGGTCTCGAAATGCTCGGACTGAGTACCTGTACCCCAGTTCATTGGACCGCTCGGTACTAATTTGGGATTAGCCGGTTATGCCACAGGCTGGCTCAGTCCCACGGCGCCGGGCGGCGCCAGATCCGGCGCGAGAGCCGCCAGGAGCGCTTGGCCGACATCTCGTTGGTCTCGCCGGGCGGGAACAGCTCCGCATCGCGGTATTCGTCGATGAAATCGGTGGCCTTCGCGCTCGCTTCGTCGGCCCAGTGCACGATCTCCGCTTCGGTCGTCATCGGCTGCACCGGGCTCCCGAACTCCAGCGCACCGTGATGCGACAGAATGAAGTGCAGCAGCTCATCGCGCTGCGCGTCGGTGAAGGGCACGCGGCTGTCGCGCAGGCGGCGATCGAACATCAGCGCGCCAAGCGTGACGTGGCCGAGGAGCATGCCGGTGGTGGTGTGCGAGAAGCCCTCGGGGTTCACGGCGTACGCCTCGACCTTGCCGATGTCGTGCAGCATGGCGCCGGCGATGACCAGATCCTGATCGGCTTTGCGCACGGTGCGCGCGATGTAGCGCGCGATGTCGGTCACTTCGAAGACATGCAGCAGCAGCCCACCGAGCTGCGCGTGATGCCCGTTCACCGCGCCCGGCGTGCGCTCGAACTGCACACGAAAGGCGTCGTCGGCAAAGAAGAGATCCACGGCGGCGCGCACGCGCGCTGACTTGATGCTGCCGCGCAGTTTGTCGAGCGCGTCCCAGACCTGTTCGGTGGGCGCATCGATGCGCGGCAGAAACGCGGTCGGATCGAACTGCTCAGGGAGCAGCACGCGGAGGGGCGCCTTGAGGTCGAGCTGCCGGCGGCGCGCGCCGGCGTCGCCGAACATCGCGACTTCGCCGATGACGGCCACGACCTTGCCCTTCTCCGCGCCTTGGGCCCACTCGAGCCGCTCCGACCAGATCGGCGCGGTCTCGATCACGCCCGTGCTGTTGGCGAGCGTCAACACGACAAAGGGATTGCCGGTCCGAGTGACCTTTTCGGCGCGGTCGCGGACGAGGAACTCCTGTTCGACGCGGGTGCCCACGGGCGCCTGCGCGAGGCTGATCGGGTGAGACATGGCTGAAAGATGGCGGGCGGCGTCACCGCGCCGTTAGCGGCGGGCGTCCAGCCGGGGCCCGCCGGGGGGGTCGGCCCTTGCGCCCGCCCCTCGACCGGGAGAGCGTTAATCAACTCTCTCAGCGCTATGGCTACTTCGACTCGTCCCATCCCCGACACCAAGGCCGTTCGGCCCGGTGGACACGCGCCCGACGTCAATGACGCCGAGCTGGCTGCCCTGCGGCTGTTCATCATCATGTCGCGCGCCCATACGGCGGTCACCGCGCACGCCGCGGCGGATATCGCCAAGCATGGGCTGACGCTCGCCGAGTTCGGGATTCTGGAGGCGCTGTACCATCGGGGGCCGATGCTGCTGGGCGAAGTGCAGAAGCGCATTCTCGTCTCGAGCGGCGGCATCACCTTCCTCGTGGACCGGCTCACGGCCAAGGGGCTCGTGGAGCGCCAGACCTGCGAGAGCGACCGCCGGGCGCGCTATGCCGCCCTCACGGAGAAGGGCACGACACTGGTGCGGGAGATCTTCCCCAGCCACGCCGCGGTGCTCACCCGGGCCCTGTCGGGGCTGTCGGTGGACGAACAGAAGGCGGTGACGGCCATGATCAAGACCATGGGGCTCGCCGCCGCCTCGATGCCGCTCCCCGACCAGGGCTGAGCGGGGCCTTTCCCGAAAAAGCGCTCTTGACGGGCGCTTTTTTGTTGGGTATAATACTCACAGCTGAGATAAACGATCTCCAACAACTCCTAAGTGAGGTTCCTATGCTGTGGCACTTCGACCCCGCGCACTCCCAGATCCAGTTCTCCGTGAAGCACATGGGCATCTCCACCGTGCGCGGCACGTTCCAGGCCTTCACCGGCGAGATCGATGAGCAGGACGGCCAGGTGAAGACGGTCTCGGTGGACATCGATGTCGCGAGCCTCAGCACGGCCAACGAGCAGCGCGACGGCCACCTCAAGAGCCCGGACTTCTTCGACGTGGCGACCTACCCCACCGCGAGGTTCGTGCTCACGCAGTTCACGCGCGCGGGCGACGACGTCACCGCCACCGGCGACCTGACGATCCGCGGCGTGACCAAGCCGGTCACCTTGAAGGGCGAAATCGGCGGCCCGGCCAAGGATCCGTGGGGGAACGAGAAGGTCTCGGCGGTGCTCGAGACCAAGATCAGCCGCAAGGAGTTCGGCCTCACCTGGAACGTGGCGCTCGAAGCGGGCGGCGTGCTGGTGAGCGATGAGGTGAAGCTGCATATCGACGTGCAGGCGGCGGTGGCCGTCGCGGCAGCGTAAAACCCGTCAACCCCGAACCCTATAACACCAAACCCCAAACTGATCAGTTTGGGGTTTGGTGTTATAGGGTTTGGAGTTCTTGGGTTTTTACTTCTTCCAGTCCGCAACGAAGAGGTTCGTTTCCGTCGCGATCTTGTCATGCCGATTGCTCGCCCAGAGCAGCTTCTTGCCATCGGGGCTGAACATCGGGAAGCCGTCGAAGACGGGGCTCGTCGTGATCTGCTCGAGGCCGGTGCCGTCGAGGTTCACGACGTAGAGATCGAAGTTGCCGCTGCGCGGATTCTTGTGATTGCTCGAGAAGATGATCTGCTTGCCGTCGGGGGTCCATGACGGGCCGAAGTTCGCACCACCGAGCTTGGTGATCTGGCGTTGGTTGCTGCCGTCGGCGTTCATGACGAACAGCTCCATGCGGTTCGGGCGGATCATGCGCTTCTTGAGCAGATCCTTGTACGCCTGCAGGTCCTTGTCGTTGTCGTAGTGCCAGGCGCGGTAGACGATCTGCTTGTCATCGGGGCTCCACCACGGGCCGCCGTCGTAGCCGGGCGTCGTGGTGAGGCGCTTCATGTCGGTACCGTCGACATTCATCGTGTAGATGTCGAGGTCACCGTCCTTGAGGCTCGTGAACACGATCTTCTTGCCATCGTGGCTGAGCACGCCCTCGGCGGTGTACACGCCGAAGTTCGTGAGGCGCTTCATGTCCTTGCCATCGATGCCGACGGTGTAGATGTCGTACGGATCGATGCCCCACACGTAGCCGTTGCTCGGATCGGGCTTGGGCGGGCAGGCCGTATCGGCGGCGTGCGTGGCGCCAAAGAAAAGGCGCTTGGTGCCCGGCAGGAACCAGCCGCAGGTCGTCTTGCCGCCGCGCGAGACCTTGGTGAGGCCGCTGCCATCGGCGTTCATCACGTACTGCTGATCGCAGGTGCGGCCGTCCCGCGTGCTCTGGAAGGTGATCATCTTGCCGTCGGCGCTCCAATACGCTTCGGCGTTCTCGCCGCCGTTGGTGAGCTGCACGAGGTTGGACAGATGACGCTCGCCCGAATCGGGGGCGACGGCGATGCGGGTGGTGCCGTTGAGGGCCGGAGCGGCGGTGGCCGCCGGGCGGCTGGAGCTCGAGCACGCGGCGACCGTCGCGACCAGCGCGGCGCCGAGGATCAGGGGACGGGTCATATCAGAGCAGGAGGGGCGGAAATACGGATGGGGAGAACCGTATCGCGGGATGGAGGGGCCGCCAATCAGGGATTTTACCTAGAGACCAAACCCGAAACCCCATCCCGAAACCCAAACCCCAAACTGATCGGTTCGCAGACCTGATCAGTTTGGGGTTTGGGTTTCGGGATGGGGTTTCGGGTAGGCTAATTCCCGCTCTTCTTCACCGGCGCCTTGGCCACCGGCATCGCCGTGCCGGCCACCGTGAACAGATCCTTCTGGGTCGTGCTCTTCTTCATGAGCTCGAGCGCCTTGCGGAGCTGGTTGTCGTCCTTGAGGCTGCGGCGGCGAACCAACGTGTCACCGAAGGCCACCTTGGCGACGCGCTCTTCGACGTAGCGGTCCACGTCCGTCGCGCCGGCGTCCCAGACGGTCTTGTCGATCTTCACGGTGTCGGCGACGAGCTTCTGCCACACCTGATCGCGCCAGGCGGTGTTGTACGTGAAGGTCGGCGTCACCTTCCCCTTCTGCGCTTCGGCCACGGCCGACACCGCGTTCAGGTACTTCTGAATGTTCGGCGCGAGCTGGCGGCGGAGCTGCTGCTCGGGGGTGGTGAGCGTATCGGGCGGCACGATCACGTCCGGCGTGATGGCGCCACCGCCGTAGAGCGTGCGGCCGGCCGCGCTCTTGAACGTCGGGCGCGCCTTGCGGACGGAGTCGGTCTCCATCGAATCGGGCAGGACCTCGAGGAACTGGCCATCAGCCGTGAACTTGCGCTCCTTCTGAATGGAGCGGCCGCTCGGCGTGTACCACTTGCCGGTCGTGATCTT is from Gemmatimonadaceae bacterium and encodes:
- a CDS encoding M20/M25/M40 family metallo-hydrolase — encoded protein: MIPRLSGAAARGLSLGAALALPSVAAAQALPGYTPANAAAQRTAEQQAIAGPVPARANERSKELSKEPHVAGTRAQKATADYVIAQMKAMGLETEYRIYDVWLPHATSVKITKIGARPVALDLSEPPIASDPATQFPQYPTVNGSSGAGVGEGELVFVNFGLIEDYAVLDSMGVSVKGKVVLARYGRSFRGIKAREAEKRGAVGLLIYTDPLDDGFVQGDVYPDGPMRPLKGLQRGSVFNGAGDPLTPGYASKPGAPRLKPEDTSLPKIPVVPISAYNAQLLLAEVKGTDILRGWQGGMALRYHVGPGPVKVRVEVKTDAATAGTKPIINTLGYLRGSEYPDQYVYIGGHRDSWGPGAADNISGTVSIMEAANALADLAKKGIRPKRTIVFATWDAEEWGLVGSSEYVEDDSLRLKKGAVAYLNQDVSAQGSQFGGGGSPSMRAVLRDITKQVTDPKTKGTVYAAWRAATGTKADTLEPPMGDPGGGSDFAGFFNHFSIPIAEWGFGGPAGTYHSAYDTHAWMEKFGDPGFEYHATSGRIGAAVALRLANADILPYDYVEFARTMKKYVAPVERGMAQKTWNTDPVENLKAAIAKLESSAAAFATARDAALAGTVTKAQKDATNAALLTVERSFARDTGLKSRPWYRSMIYASDVDNGYSTMVFPGVGEAIRYGTEADVNAELTDLVARFNAAAAAVDKARAALGR
- a CDS encoding sulfurtransferase, translated to MSVQHLTPKEVATRLEEPNPPVILDVREVWEYEIAHLTPSELIPLSTLPGAVHRLDPQQEYAVLCHHGMRSEMAANWLAQHGFTRLINIDGGIDAWSDEVDPSVPRY
- a CDS encoding alpha/beta fold hydrolase; amino-acid sequence: MLSAGQFIAAGIAASVALFWLAARRRARIRAMDAADAQRRPRNAEGLVIGAEPIMLTGTTGRAVLLLHGFNDSPQSMAYLATRLHAAGYTVHAPRLPGHGCSLPAMAREQRAPAWRRAVADAHAALAASHAQVFVCGQSMGGALSVLETVERPPTALALLAPYLGMPVALRAKLAVAMLFEPFMAYLRSTGGERSIHDDAARAKALGPGLVTATTLAALQHVALSAEAALPRVQVPTLYLQSRLDNRVPAAAAERHFIALGAPTKEIRWFTGSGHILSVDFEKNAVADAVLDFFGRFGG
- a CDS encoding fatty acid desaturase → MPEFGSWGADWWKPVVFVMIAGHLTNICVTLFLHRGQTHRGVVFSRLVEVPMRVWLWLTTAIRTKEWVACHRKHHAFADREGDPHSPVVDGLRNILLKGAFYYRKAVRQPGVLEKYGKGTPDDFLERHLLDKRSSVGIVLMLAIDIYLFGWFTGPVVWAVQMIWIPFWAAGVINGIGHALGYRNHDVKDESRNISPFGIIIAGEELHNNHHADPHSAKFAHRWFEFDIGWMYIKLLSLFGLAEVKYARVGEHVRIAETIDG
- a CDS encoding oxidative damage protection protein, with amino-acid sequence MADIACTRCGQTREGFERPPFPGAIGTRIVGEICKVCWGDWLKQQTMLINHYGLNVMDPQARQFLTRNMEAFLFKAPGGENVDTTKQGTINW
- a CDS encoding HD domain-containing protein, whose protein sequence is MSHPISLAQAPVGTRVEQEFLVRDRAEKVTRTGNPFVVLTLANSTGVIETAPIWSERLEWAQGAEKGKVVAVIGEVAMFGDAGARRRQLDLKAPLRVLLPEQFDPTAFLPRIDAPTEQVWDALDKLRGSIKSARVRAAVDLFFADDAFRVQFERTPGAVNGHHAQLGGLLLHVFEVTDIARYIARTVRKADQDLVIAGAMLHDIGKVEAYAVNPEGFSHTTTGMLLGHVTLGALMFDRRLRDSRVPFTDAQRDELLHFILSHHGALEFGSPVQPMTTEAEIVHWADEASAKATDFIDEYRDAELFPPGETNEMSAKRSWRLSRRIWRRPAPWD
- a CDS encoding MarR family transcriptional regulator encodes the protein MATSTRPIPDTKAVRPGGHAPDVNDAELAALRLFIIMSRAHTAVTAHAAADIAKHGLTLAEFGILEALYHRGPMLLGEVQKRILVSSGGITFLVDRLTAKGLVERQTCESDRRARYAALTEKGTTLVREIFPSHAAVLTRALSGLSVDEQKAVTAMIKTMGLAAASMPLPDQG
- a CDS encoding YceI family protein; this encodes MLWHFDPAHSQIQFSVKHMGISTVRGTFQAFTGEIDEQDGQVKTVSVDIDVASLSTANEQRDGHLKSPDFFDVATYPTARFVLTQFTRAGDDVTATGDLTIRGVTKPVTLKGEIGGPAKDPWGNEKVSAVLETKISRKEFGLTWNVALEAGGVLVSDEVKLHIDVQAAVAVAAA